From a region of the Sminthopsis crassicaudata isolate SCR6 chromosome 6, ASM4859323v1, whole genome shotgun sequence genome:
- the EIF4G2 gene encoding eukaryotic translation initiation factor 4 gamma 2 isoform X1: MLGNIKFIGELGKLDLIHESILHKCIKTLLEKKKRVQLKDMGEDLECLCQIMRTVGPRLDHERAKSLMDQYFARMCSLMLSKELPARIRFLLQDTVELREHNWVPRKAFLDNGPKTINQIRQDAVKDLGVFIPAPMAQGMRSDFFLEGPFMPPRMKLDRDPLGGLADMFGQMPGSGIGTGPGVIQDRFSPTMGRHRSNQLFNGHGGHIMPPTQSQFGEMGGKFMKSQGLSQLYHNQSQGLLSQLQGQSKDMPPRFSKKGQLNADEISLRPAQSFLMNKNQVPKLQPQITMIPPSAQPPRTQTPPLGQTPQLGLKTNPPLIQEKPAKISKKPPPSKEELLKLTEAVVTEYLNSGNANDAVNGVREMRAPKHFLPEMLSKVIIQSLDRTDEDKEKASALISLLKQEGIATSDNFMQAFLNVLDQCPKLEVDIPLVKSYLAQFAARAIISELVSISELAQPLESGTHFPLFLLCLQQLAKLQDREWLTELFQQSKVNMQKMLPEIDQNKDRMLEILEGKGLSFLFPLLKLEKELLKQIKLDPSPQTIYKWIKDNISPKLHVDKGFVNILMTSFLQYISSEVSPPNEETDSSSAPSKEQLEQEKQLLLSFKPVMQKFLHDHVDLQVSALYALQVHCYNNNFPKGMLLRFFVHFYDMEIIEEEAFLAWKEDITQEFPGKGKALFQVNQWLTWLETAEEEESEEEAD, translated from the exons ATGTTGGGGAACATCAAATTCATTGGAGAACTTGGCAAGCTTGATCTTATTCATGAATCTATCCTTCATAAGTGCATCAAAACA CttttggaaaagaagaagagagtaCAACTCAAAGATATGGGAGAGGATTTGGAGTGCCTCTGTCAGATAATGAGGACAGTGGGGCCTAGGTTAGACCATGAAAGAGCCAAG tcCTTAATGGATCAGTATTTTGCCCGAATGTGTTCCTTAATGCTAAGTAAGGAATTGCCAGCAAGGATTCGTTTCCTGCTGCAG gataCTGTGGAGTTGCGAGAACACAATTGGGTTCCTCGCAAAGCTTTTCTTGACAATGGACCAAAGACGATCAATCAAATCCGTCAAGATGCAGTAAAA GATCTAGGAGTTTTTATTCCTGCTCCTATGGCTCAAGGGATGAGAAGTGACTTTTTCCTGGAGGGACCGTTTATGCCACCCAGGATGAAACTCGACAGGGACCCACTTGGAGGACTTGCTGATATGTTTGGACAAATGCCAG gtagCGGAATTGGTACTGGTCCAGGAGTTATCCAGGATAGATTTTCACCCACCATGGGACGTCATCGATCAAATCAACTCTTTAATGGCCATGGGGGTCATATCATGCCTCCTACACAATCCCAGTTTGGAGAGATGGGAGGCAAGTTTATGAAAAGCCAG GGGCTAAGCCAGCTCTACCATAACCAGAGTCAGGGACTCTTATCCCAGCTGCAAGGACAGTCGAAGGATATGCCACCTCGGTTTTCTAAGAAAGGACAGCTTAATGCAGATGAG ATTAGTCTGAGGCCTGCTCAATCTTTCCTAATGAATAAAAATCAAGTGCCAAAGCTTCAGCCCCAGATAACTATGATTCCTCCCAGTGCACAGCCACCACGCACTCAAACACCACCTCTGGGACAG ACTCCTCAGCTTGGCCTCAAAACTAATCCACCACTTATTCAAGAAAAACCTGCCAAGATCAGTAAAAAGCCTCCACCATCAAAAGAAGAACTACTCAAATTAACT GAAGCTGTGGTGACAGAGTATCTGAATAGTGGGAATGCAAATGATGCTGTCAATGGAGTACGGGAAATGAGAGCCCCCAAACACTTTCTCCCAGAGATGTTAAGCAAAGTAATCATCCAATCACTAGACAGGACTGAtgaagacaaagagaaagcaaGTGCTTTGATCAGTTTACTCAAACAGGAAGGAATAGCCACTAGTGACAACTTTATGCAG gcTTTCCTGAATGTATTGGATCAGTGCCCAAAACTTGAGGTAGACATCCCTTTGGTGAAATCCTATTTAGCTCAGTTTGCAGCCCGGGCCATCATTTCAGAGTTGGTGAGCATTTCAGAGCTAGCTCAACCACTGGAAAGCGGCACCCACTTCCCTCTCTTCTTACTTTGCCTTCAACAATTAGCTAAGTTGCAAGATCGTGAATGGTTAACAGAACTCTTCCAACAAAGCAAAGTCAATATGCAGAAAATGCTTCCAG AAATTGATCAGAATAAGGATCGAATGTTGGAGATtttggagggaaagggacttagtTTCTTGTTCCCACTTCTCAAATTGGAGAAGGAACTGTTGAAGCAAATAAAGTTGGATCCATCCCCTCAAACCATATATAAATGGATTAAAGACAACATTTCTCCCAAACTTCATGTAGACAAGGGATTTGTGAACATTTTAATGACTAG CTTCTTGCAGTATATCTCTAGTGAAGTAAGCCCACccaatgaggaaacagattcttCCTCTGCTCCTTCCAAAGAGCAGTTGGAGCAGGAAAAACAGCTGCTTCTCTCTTTCAAGCCAGTAATGCAGAAGTTCCTTCATGATCACGTCGACCTACAAGTTAGTGCCCTGTATGCTCTTCAGGTGCACTGCTACAATAACAACTTTCCAAAAG GCATGTTACTGCGCTTCTTTGTTCATTTCTATGATATGGAAATAATTGAAGAGGAAGCTTTCCTGGCATGGAAAGAGGATATAACCCAAGAGTTTCCAGGGAAGGGCAAGGCTTTATTCCAG GTCAACCAATGGCTCACCTGGCTGGAAACTGCTGAAGAAGAAGAATCAGAGGAAGAAGCTGACTAA
- the EIF4G2 gene encoding eukaryotic translation initiation factor 4 gamma 2 isoform X2: MLGNIKFIGELGKLDLIHESILHKCIKTLLEKKKRVQLKDMGEDLECLCQIMRTVGPRLDHERAKSLMDQYFARMCSLMLSKELPARIRFLLQDTVELREHNWVPRKAFLDNGPKTINQIRQDAVKDLGVFIPAPMAQGMRSDFFLEGPFMPPRMKLDRDPLGGLADMFGQMPGSGIGTGPGVIQDRFSPTMGRHRSNQLFNGHGGHIMPPTQSQFGEMGGKFMKSQISLRPAQSFLMNKNQVPKLQPQITMIPPSAQPPRTQTPPLGQTPQLGLKTNPPLIQEKPAKISKKPPPSKEELLKLTEAVVTEYLNSGNANDAVNGVREMRAPKHFLPEMLSKVIIQSLDRTDEDKEKASALISLLKQEGIATSDNFMQAFLNVLDQCPKLEVDIPLVKSYLAQFAARAIISELVSISELAQPLESGTHFPLFLLCLQQLAKLQDREWLTELFQQSKVNMQKMLPEIDQNKDRMLEILEGKGLSFLFPLLKLEKELLKQIKLDPSPQTIYKWIKDNISPKLHVDKGFVNILMTSFLQYISSEVSPPNEETDSSSAPSKEQLEQEKQLLLSFKPVMQKFLHDHVDLQVSALYALQVHCYNNNFPKGMLLRFFVHFYDMEIIEEEAFLAWKEDITQEFPGKGKALFQVNQWLTWLETAEEEESEEEAD; this comes from the exons ATGTTGGGGAACATCAAATTCATTGGAGAACTTGGCAAGCTTGATCTTATTCATGAATCTATCCTTCATAAGTGCATCAAAACA CttttggaaaagaagaagagagtaCAACTCAAAGATATGGGAGAGGATTTGGAGTGCCTCTGTCAGATAATGAGGACAGTGGGGCCTAGGTTAGACCATGAAAGAGCCAAG tcCTTAATGGATCAGTATTTTGCCCGAATGTGTTCCTTAATGCTAAGTAAGGAATTGCCAGCAAGGATTCGTTTCCTGCTGCAG gataCTGTGGAGTTGCGAGAACACAATTGGGTTCCTCGCAAAGCTTTTCTTGACAATGGACCAAAGACGATCAATCAAATCCGTCAAGATGCAGTAAAA GATCTAGGAGTTTTTATTCCTGCTCCTATGGCTCAAGGGATGAGAAGTGACTTTTTCCTGGAGGGACCGTTTATGCCACCCAGGATGAAACTCGACAGGGACCCACTTGGAGGACTTGCTGATATGTTTGGACAAATGCCAG gtagCGGAATTGGTACTGGTCCAGGAGTTATCCAGGATAGATTTTCACCCACCATGGGACGTCATCGATCAAATCAACTCTTTAATGGCCATGGGGGTCATATCATGCCTCCTACACAATCCCAGTTTGGAGAGATGGGAGGCAAGTTTATGAAAAGCCAG ATTAGTCTGAGGCCTGCTCAATCTTTCCTAATGAATAAAAATCAAGTGCCAAAGCTTCAGCCCCAGATAACTATGATTCCTCCCAGTGCACAGCCACCACGCACTCAAACACCACCTCTGGGACAG ACTCCTCAGCTTGGCCTCAAAACTAATCCACCACTTATTCAAGAAAAACCTGCCAAGATCAGTAAAAAGCCTCCACCATCAAAAGAAGAACTACTCAAATTAACT GAAGCTGTGGTGACAGAGTATCTGAATAGTGGGAATGCAAATGATGCTGTCAATGGAGTACGGGAAATGAGAGCCCCCAAACACTTTCTCCCAGAGATGTTAAGCAAAGTAATCATCCAATCACTAGACAGGACTGAtgaagacaaagagaaagcaaGTGCTTTGATCAGTTTACTCAAACAGGAAGGAATAGCCACTAGTGACAACTTTATGCAG gcTTTCCTGAATGTATTGGATCAGTGCCCAAAACTTGAGGTAGACATCCCTTTGGTGAAATCCTATTTAGCTCAGTTTGCAGCCCGGGCCATCATTTCAGAGTTGGTGAGCATTTCAGAGCTAGCTCAACCACTGGAAAGCGGCACCCACTTCCCTCTCTTCTTACTTTGCCTTCAACAATTAGCTAAGTTGCAAGATCGTGAATGGTTAACAGAACTCTTCCAACAAAGCAAAGTCAATATGCAGAAAATGCTTCCAG AAATTGATCAGAATAAGGATCGAATGTTGGAGATtttggagggaaagggacttagtTTCTTGTTCCCACTTCTCAAATTGGAGAAGGAACTGTTGAAGCAAATAAAGTTGGATCCATCCCCTCAAACCATATATAAATGGATTAAAGACAACATTTCTCCCAAACTTCATGTAGACAAGGGATTTGTGAACATTTTAATGACTAG CTTCTTGCAGTATATCTCTAGTGAAGTAAGCCCACccaatgaggaaacagattcttCCTCTGCTCCTTCCAAAGAGCAGTTGGAGCAGGAAAAACAGCTGCTTCTCTCTTTCAAGCCAGTAATGCAGAAGTTCCTTCATGATCACGTCGACCTACAAGTTAGTGCCCTGTATGCTCTTCAGGTGCACTGCTACAATAACAACTTTCCAAAAG GCATGTTACTGCGCTTCTTTGTTCATTTCTATGATATGGAAATAATTGAAGAGGAAGCTTTCCTGGCATGGAAAGAGGATATAACCCAAGAGTTTCCAGGGAAGGGCAAGGCTTTATTCCAG GTCAACCAATGGCTCACCTGGCTGGAAACTGCTGAAGAAGAAGAATCAGAGGAAGAAGCTGACTAA